A region from the uncultured Macellibacteroides sp. genome encodes:
- a CDS encoding AIPR family protein, producing MTTYLDIFKSSKPLIEKYGINKAYLVWVMGLYLDYSELNELADESLTDDTNDKKIDFIRIDYDNKKIVFVQGYFSERKIDAAPSNKASDLNTAAAWLISGNIDDIPSPLKEIIKNAREVISSNEIEQIELLYLHNLPESVNVAKELKTVKDHLENVLASDSITVVSKELGLKETQYLFDEQSSQIIINELINCPAKIEFEESGDGWSSGIMSVPGAWLRQQYIQYQDKLFSANYRGFLGISKRKRINTGIKSTAEKKSTNFWAYNNGITILTHNYEKKVGNTILTGMSIINGAQTTGSIGSLDSTISLDGVRVLTRIIKCSDRTTIDDIVKFNNTQNKITTWDKFSNDTKQLSLLSEFTKLGHDYSFKRGFSNKEAEISIENSMQPLIAFISNFNDANRGKNSLFENDKAYKNAFEDVKARHILLVHCINKAIDNIRFNLKLKKKQGTDITNDDEFMLTLFTNLRFKFFLIAVVGASMETLMGRQINLKYLSLTNEFSYKSNKGINDIVVSIQPIIEVILTFTSKYLEGKNYTELLRQDETLTDVSKHVSSMINASKVIPGMTNQIQEFAKLISIE from the coding sequence ATGACCACTTATTTAGACATCTTTAAAAGCAGTAAACCTTTGATTGAAAAGTATGGAATCAATAAAGCTTATTTGGTATGGGTTATGGGATTGTATTTAGATTATTCAGAATTAAATGAGCTTGCAGACGAAAGCCTAACCGATGATACTAATGATAAAAAAATTGATTTTATTCGAATTGATTATGATAACAAAAAAATTGTCTTCGTTCAAGGTTACTTTTCTGAAAGAAAAATTGATGCCGCTCCATCAAATAAAGCTAGTGATTTAAATACTGCTGCAGCTTGGTTAATTTCAGGAAATATAGATGACATTCCTTCTCCCTTAAAGGAAATTATTAAAAATGCTAGAGAGGTTATATCAAGTAATGAAATTGAACAAATAGAATTATTGTATTTACATAATTTGCCTGAATCGGTTAATGTCGCTAAAGAGCTAAAAACTGTAAAAGATCATTTGGAAAATGTATTAGCTAGCGATTCAATTACTGTAGTTTCTAAAGAGCTAGGTCTAAAAGAAACGCAATATTTATTTGATGAACAATCTTCACAAATCATTATTAATGAATTAATTAATTGTCCTGCTAAGATTGAATTTGAAGAATCTGGTGATGGATGGAGTTCCGGAATAATGTCAGTACCAGGAGCTTGGTTAAGGCAACAGTATATTCAATATCAAGACAAATTATTTTCAGCAAACTACAGAGGGTTTTTAGGTATTTCGAAAAGAAAAAGAATAAATACAGGAATTAAAAGCACCGCAGAAAAGAAATCCACTAATTTTTGGGCGTATAATAATGGCATTACAATTTTAACTCATAATTATGAAAAGAAAGTCGGAAATACGATTTTAACGGGAATGTCTATTATAAACGGTGCTCAAACAACAGGTTCTATTGGATCGCTAGATAGTACGATTAGTTTAGATGGAGTAAGGGTCTTGACACGAATAATAAAATGCAGTGATAGAACAACTATAGATGATATTGTTAAATTTAATAATACACAAAATAAAATAACAACTTGGGATAAGTTTAGTAATGATACTAAACAGCTATCTTTATTGTCAGAGTTTACAAAACTAGGGCATGATTATAGCTTTAAAAGAGGATTTTCTAATAAAGAAGCTGAAATTAGTATAGAAAACAGTATGCAACCACTTATAGCATTTATTAGCAATTTTAATGATGCTAATAGAGGGAAAAATTCTTTATTTGAAAATGATAAGGCTTATAAAAATGCTTTTGAAGATGTTAAAGCAAGGCATATACTTCTTGTACATTGCATTAATAAGGCAATTGATAACATTAGGTTTAATTTAAAATTAAAGAAAAAACAAGGTACAGATATTACGAATGATGACGAATTTATGCTAACCTTATTCACAAATCTAAGATTTAAGTTTTTTTTAATTGCAGTAGTTGGAGCTTCTATGGAAACATTAATGGGGCGGCAGATTAATTTAAAATATTTATCCTTAACAAATGAATTTTCATATAAAAGCAATAAGGGTATTAATGATATAGTTGTGTCTATTCAGCCCATTATTGAAGTTATTCTTACTTTTACCTCAAAATATCTTGAAGGTAAAAATTACACAGAGCTCTTGAGGCAAGATGAAACATTAACTGATGTTTCTAAACATGTTTCTTCGATGATTAATGCATCTAAAGTAATACCTGGTATGACTAACCAAATACAGGAATTTGCAAAACTCATATCAATAGAATGA
- a CDS encoding MAE_28990/MAE_18760 family HEPN-like nuclease — protein sequence MTTVDNLFMVRKEEIELFFKYLTYFNNSICKIQYESDRDGISHEINLESDFFKILKANGYLLLYNLIEAVVEKSLDITFKAINEEQMSYTSTSDSLRKLCIKLHSNKIREINKSKSISTEIKGIIDYFINSRLIELSKDLLSGRSGNLDSKKINEILMELGMTPTNFPTSLRNVKQKRNNLAHGNISFTDGGKDVVLTDLVACKDEVINYLDDFINKVRQYVNYKEYIATV from the coding sequence ATGACGACGGTTGACAATTTATTTATGGTTAGAAAAGAAGAAATAGAACTATTTTTCAAGTATTTAACTTACTTTAATAATTCAATCTGTAAAATACAATATGAGTCAGATCGTGATGGTATTTCTCATGAAATTAATCTTGAATCCGATTTTTTCAAAATCCTCAAAGCAAATGGATATTTATTATTATACAATCTAATAGAGGCTGTTGTAGAGAAATCTCTTGATATTACATTTAAAGCAATTAATGAAGAGCAAATGTCGTATACTTCGACTTCAGACTCATTACGAAAGCTATGCATAAAGCTTCATAGTAATAAAATAAGAGAGATAAATAAAAGCAAATCTATTTCAACTGAAATAAAAGGGATAATAGATTATTTCATTAATAGTAGATTGATAGAATTATCGAAAGATTTACTTTCTGGAAGATCAGGGAATTTAGATTCAAAAAAGATTAATGAAATTTTAATGGAGCTAGGAATGACTCCAACAAATTTTCCAACATCTTTAAGAAACGTAAAACAAAAAAGAAATAATCTGGCTCACGGAAATATCAGTTTCACCGACGGAGGAAAAGATGTTGTTCTTACAGATTTAGTAGCATGCAAAGATGAAGTTATTAACTACTTAGATGATTTTATTAACAAGGTTAGGCAATATGTAAACTACAAAGAATATATTGCAACAGTATAG
- a CDS encoding DUF262 domain-containing protein, with product MAKQRKRKLTISEKMEIEEQIRIEKIPYDYDTKEYPIEVIKLKYSKGQLFVPEYQRDFVWDEKQSSRFLESILLGVPIMPFLVSSVFDGGGRLEIIDGSQRIRSIYKFLNNEFKLKDLHKLDKLEGLYYEDLPEWVKNDFMLRDFRFHVITEKADFCVRADIFDRVNTSSKKLTDSEIRKGAFQGEFYSFIIDCARNELFRSLCPISGDSAKRGEYEELVCRFFAYSEKYTEARHEVAGFINRYIQEKTKTGFDRTEMERDFNSMLTFVQDNFAPNYFSPGRKATPRVRFEAIAVGVCLALNNEPTLKISNIDWINSKEFKEKTTSDASNNPGRLVGRIEYVRDQLLLSKQI from the coding sequence ATGGCAAAACAACGAAAAAGAAAATTGACAATTTCAGAAAAGATGGAAATTGAAGAGCAAATCAGAATAGAGAAAATACCGTACGATTATGACACAAAAGAATACCCAATTGAAGTAATTAAATTGAAATATTCAAAAGGTCAATTGTTTGTTCCTGAATATCAACGTGATTTTGTCTGGGATGAAAAACAATCATCAAGGTTTTTAGAATCAATTTTATTAGGAGTACCTATAATGCCATTTTTAGTTTCTTCTGTTTTTGACGGTGGCGGAAGATTGGAAATTATTGATGGCTCTCAACGCATCAGATCAATTTACAAATTTTTAAACAATGAATTCAAACTAAAAGATCTTCATAAATTAGATAAATTAGAAGGTTTATACTATGAAGATTTACCGGAATGGGTAAAAAATGATTTCATGCTTAGAGATTTTCGTTTCCATGTTATAACTGAAAAAGCTGATTTTTGTGTACGAGCAGATATTTTTGACAGAGTAAATACAAGCTCAAAAAAATTAACAGATAGTGAAATTAGGAAAGGTGCATTTCAAGGAGAATTCTATTCCTTCATAATCGACTGTGCAAGAAACGAATTATTTAGAAGTCTATGTCCTATAAGTGGAGACTCCGCGAAAAGAGGAGAATATGAAGAACTTGTTTGTCGCTTTTTTGCATATTCTGAAAAATATACTGAAGCAAGACATGAAGTCGCAGGATTTATAAATCGTTATATACAAGAAAAAACGAAGACTGGATTTGACAGAACTGAAATGGAAAGAGATTTCAACTCAATGCTAACTTTTGTCCAAGATAATTTTGCTCCTAATTACTTTTCTCCGGGAAGAAAGGCTACACCTCGTGTACGTTTTGAGGCTATCGCTGTTGGAGTTTGTTTAGCACTAAACAATGAACCAACCTTAAAAATATCAAACATTGATTGGATAAATTCAAAAGAATTTAAAGAAAAAACAACATCTGATGCTAGCAATAATCCTGGTAGATTAGTAGGGCGAATTGAGTATGTAAGAGACCAATTATTATTAAGTAAGCAAATTTAA
- a CDS encoding DNA cytosine methyltransferase encodes MSLKKEIGVIDLFCGIGGLSHGMYNKGFDIIAGFDIDKSCKYAFEKNNNTDFYSQDINNIDNSHIKYLFKEYKIKIIAGCAPCQPFSSYAYKVKDKDEGKYGLLYSFARIVQEVLPDIVTMENVQQILSFNKPVLKDFVDVLEKCGYHVDVKKVFCPDYGIPQTRKRLVLLASRLGEISLLPPTHTPDKYVTVRNAIGMLPPIKAGEKCKDDPLHISSDLGELNMKRIIATPYGGGWKDWPEELILNCHKKKSGKSYGSVYGRMVWDEPSPTMTTLCTGLGNGRFGHPVQNRAISIREAALLQTFPLNYMFFSPEEKISMAKASRYIGNAVPPKLGEVIAESILNHLKDK; translated from the coding sequence ATGTCATTGAAAAAAGAAATAGGAGTAATAGATTTATTTTGTGGTATCGGAGGCTTAAGCCATGGTATGTATAATAAGGGATTTGATATCATTGCCGGATTTGACATTGACAAGTCTTGTAAGTATGCCTTTGAAAAAAACAATAACACTGATTTTTATAGTCAAGATATAAATAATATAGATAATAGCCATATTAAATATTTATTTAAAGAATATAAGATAAAAATTATTGCAGGTTGCGCACCCTGTCAACCCTTTTCTTCATATGCTTACAAAGTTAAAGATAAAGACGAAGGAAAATATGGTTTGTTATACTCTTTTGCCAGAATAGTACAAGAGGTTTTGCCTGATATTGTTACTATGGAAAATGTGCAGCAAATATTGTCTTTTAACAAACCTGTACTTAAAGACTTTGTTGATGTACTTGAAAAATGCGGGTACCATGTTGATGTAAAAAAAGTATTTTGTCCCGATTATGGAATACCTCAAACAAGAAAAAGACTGGTTCTTTTAGCCTCCAGATTAGGAGAAATATCATTATTGCCTCCAACGCATACACCAGATAAATATGTAACTGTTCGTAATGCAATCGGAATGCTTCCTCCTATCAAAGCGGGAGAAAAATGCAAAGATGACCCTTTACACATTTCTAGTGATTTAGGAGAATTGAATATGAAGAGAATTATTGCAACTCCGTATGGAGGAGGATGGAAAGATTGGCCGGAAGAGTTAATTCTTAACTGCCATAAAAAAAAATCAGGTAAATCTTACGGGAGTGTATATGGTCGAATGGTTTGGGATGAGCCGTCTCCTACCATGACAACTTTATGCACAGGTCTGGGGAATGGCCGCTTTGGGCATCCTGTTCAGAATAGGGCTATTTCTATTCGAGAAGCGGCATTATTGCAAACATTTCCGCTTAATTATATGTTTTTTTCTCCCGAAGAAAAAATTTCCATGGCAAAGGCATCTAGATATATTGGAAATGCAGTACCACCTAAACTCGGAGAAGTTATTGCTGAATCAATTTTAAATCACTTAAAAGATAAGTAA